ATGTTTGCAACTTAATTTACTCATAAGTGTGAACATTTTCACCAGAGAGTGATCCATCAATGGATCATTTAATTAAACCATAAATGGATAATTTAATTAACCATAAATGGATCATTTAATTAACCATAAATGGATCATTTAATTAACCATAAATGGATCATTTAATTAACCATAAatgggtcgttccaccaattcgGTGCCTTTTCCACATACTttttacattctgtcataaagagcataTTTTCAACTTCATAAACtagttttcccatctcaagatgttaaataaaaaaatgaagtGTGGGAAATACGGGTGCTGAGGGTCCTGCAGCAACCCCGAACAATCTGTATAAAACTAAAAACTAATCAGACATAAATCCCCtcgtgacagggggaatggaagcttgttgtgtgcaacagagagtggcaattgaatgcaagcttcagacatttaaaaaataaaataataattctagcctgtctatctatgagTAACAAGGTTGACGTATAATGCTCAAcccactcagttttccaccacaaaacacataattgccaaaaagagtagaaccagctcacctgcttttactgTATGATTTGACAATTAGATGTTCAATATTtattttgaaaaaatatatatttaaaaaagattagtttcaccatattaaaacgagAGTTCAGTTCCCGTAACTGGGTTGACATTAAATGAAAGTAAATGAATCATtatcacatgaaataaataatctCCAggaatgactttgtcaaagcaatgaaataactagggctttacaatgatggtgaaacttGGAGAGATTTTGCGATgaagtgggttaaaatcttccttgAAGTGACACGGGACATGCAGATTTTGGGATTAAATGGGTTCAAATCTTCCTTGAAGTGACACGGGACATGCAGACTTTGGGATTAAATGGGTTCAAATCTTCCTTGAAGTGACACGGGACATGCAGACTTTGGGATTAAATGGGTTCAAATCTTCCTTGAAATGACACGGGACATGCAGACTTTGGGATTAAATGGGTTCAATTCTTCCTTGAAGTGACACGGGACATGCAGATTTTGGGATTAaatgggttaaaatcttccttgAAGTGACACGGGACATGCATCTTTTGGGATTAAATGGGTTCAAATCTTCCTTGAAGTGACACGGGACATGCAGACTTTGGGATTAAATGGGTTCAAATCTTCCTTGAAATGACACGGGACATGCAGACTTTGGGATTAAATGGGTTCAAATCTTCCTTGAAGTGACACGGGACATGCAGATTTTGGGATTAaatgggttaaaatcttccttgAAGTGACACGGGACATGCAGCTTTTGGGATTAAATGGGTTCAAATCTTCCTTGAAATGACACGGGACATGCAGATTTTGGGATTAaatgggttaaaatcttccttgAAATGACACGGGACATGCAGACTTTGGGATTAAATGGGTTCAAATCTTCCTTGAAGTGACACGGGACAAGCAGATTTTGGGATTAaatgggttaaaatcttccttgAAGTGACACGGGACATGCAGACTTTGAGACAATAGAGACAGACATGCAGattttgagacaattgagacatggattgtgtataatTGCCATTCAGcgggtgaatgggtaagacaaaagatttaagtgcctttaaacggggtatggtagtatgtgccaggcacacaggtttgtgtcaagaactacaactctgctgggtttttcacgctcaacagttttctgtgtgtatcaagaatggtccaccactcaaaggacatccagccaacttgacacaaatgtgggaagcattggagtcaacatgggccagcatccctctggagtccatgccctgacaaattgaggcagttctgagggcaaaaggggagagggggtgcaactcaatattatgaaggtgttcttaatgttttgtacactcagtgtatattaaagTGCACTTAATTTAacataacaggcttttaaaatgcaatattggtgcacaatttctacttcaaATATCAAAGTGACGCAAAAGGCACTCTTTTCGTGGAGCGACCCAAATAGGTTTATTGGCATGGTTCATGAAATGGCATGTCTTTCAATCGAGCAAAGCACAATCACAATGGATGGTTTTTCAATGCTGAGATGGGACCTTGGGTTTGAAAGTTGGCAGTGTATTCAGCAGCTACAGGTAAATAGCTTAACCCTAAACCATATTTTCCTCAGCGTTGAGATTATCCTTCACAACATAAGATATAGTGGAACTTTAACCTTACATCACTGTTATTACAATTTCTTAAGGACAGACATTCACCACTAAAAGGGAAAACAACCCAAAAACTACTCTCTGGAAAGAAAATCACTGACTATAATGGTACTAATTCAATTTTGAAGAAAGTACAGTATAATTAACAAAATAGTAAATATTAACCAGTGAATAATCTACTTAATAAGGATCTCGCCCTGTAAACATGGCAGTAATCCACAAAAATATACCTTTTTCTTGAATCTGGTGATGGTACAATACATACGTACTTACACCaaggtgatatatatatatattaaagttGCTATTTACATAACAAAAGAAAGTGTTTGGCTCAAATGTTTAATTTAACAAACAGAACAGCAAGTGTTCATGGCTTGAGATATTGATTCAAGATCTGGCTTGCATGTCTTTATAATATTTGTAACAAAGCACAGTAAAAACTAAACTAAAATGAACAATTGTTTGAGAGAATTGCTAGGAAAACATAGCTACAAATAACAGAATGAAACGTACAGTACAGCTTTGGCTTACATTACCAATGAATTGTTGGAGCAATGAGAAGATGCCTTGCTATTACCATGTTACCAGTTCAACTGGACAATTTCCCATAATGTTAATGTCCCATATATCAGATTATAAAATTAATGTTATTATTGCAATATACTTTTTCCTATTTATTTTAGAACTAAACACATGACTCTGAGCCATGTCCTTCCCATACAGGATAGCTTTTCCTGTCTAAAACCACACAAGGGAAACCTCTTTCAAATGAAATACAACTCTTTTAGTCTCTGAGGTCGAAATTGTTTTAAAATTTGATTCCACATCTACTGATTTAATAAGTTAATAGAAGAGACAAATTGAGACAAAGTTGTATGAGATTAAAGTCATATGAGGTTACACCATGTAGGGAAACATGAGTTCTAACAGTGGACGCCACAAGCAGGGGCCCTCAGCCAGCAGGCAACACTCTTGACTTTTTGGATTGTTTGTAACTTGCAACCACAACAGCAAAAACAGCAACTACAAGTGCCAGACTAGACCAGTGACTACAATAATCTAGAttcctttttttcttctttttttttctttgaacatcagactcctgcaaaCATCTAATTCGCACCCAGTACCTGATAACATCTGTTTGTGTACATAATTCAGTCCAACTACTTGATTGTTTTTCTTATTAATGTGAGACGTATTTAATGTATTTGCCATTCTCCTTCTTACAAAATGAAATGGAGTTAAATAATAATATTATCATGATAACTATAAGGACCTTTCCtaccccatccatctctcccccaagtctaccccttccctccctccatctgactAGCTGGTGACTGGAGGCCTGACAGAGTGACTCTATGTCACCCAGGTGTCCATGCGCATGCGCTTGACAGAGGGGCTCTCCCTGTTGTCCTCGGTTCCGGCTGGGGGTCTGCCCAGCCCCATGGATGAGGAGTGGAAGTCCGGCCGGTGGTCTTCGCGGTCGCTGCCATCGTACGAGCTGCAGGAGGAGCTGAGGCTGTCCACAGGCGAGCGGCCCAGGTCCTGCCGGCTGGacgcctgctgctgctgctgctgctgctgttgctgttgctgctggggGAAGCCAGAGGAGGTGACGCGCTCCCGCGGTGGGGAGATGGGCTCTGACTTGATGTTGATGTTCTGGCTGGTGTTGATAGAGAGGTTGGAGCCCTGAGGTAGGTGACCACCACCCCTGTAGAGAGGAACAGCACGGGGTCAGTGGCCATTTGGATAGTAACATAGATCAGGTGCTTGGAGTGGTGGTTGGAAAATGGACATTTGAAAGAGTCCAATCTATGTACTTTGAACGTGTATTTAATGTGTGCACTGAATATtctattaatgtgtgtgtgtttgctagtGTGTTACTCACACCAAAGAGCTGAGAGCTGCCTGGCCCAGTTGATGTTGTTGCCATGCCGACATGGAGCCCAAAGAGAGCCCTGGAGAGCCGAAGCCCTGTAGGGAGGAGATCTCTGCACTGCTCAGGGAGTACtctgcaacaacaacagcacCAGAGAACAGTGAGTTACACACACTCCCCCTCCCACTGCTACTGCAGCGGCACCTCTCACCGCAGGAGACCAGACCAATCAGTAACAGCCAGACAGGCAGCGCCGTGGCAGGGGACAGAGGGGTAGACTCACCGGTGTTGTAGCCGGTGGGCATGCCTGAGTAGACCAGGCCTTGGGGGGGCAGACTGGGGGTGGTGACAGACACTACTGGGGTGGCGagtagctgggactgggagctgCTTATCCTGTGGGTGTTCTGTAAACAGTACAAAGAAAACAGGTTTAATGAACAAAACAACCCTGTAGGGTGCTGTAAAGGCTTACTGTAGTGAACCCAAAGTGCAAGATGGTAAATTGATATAGCTAAAAACATGTTACAGATGTGCTGTGTATAAATTAGCTGCACCGCATTTTTTAAAAGTCATAATATGATAAGACTATAATAATTTAGCAATGAAAAATGCAATACTACTTCCCACCAAGAGATAGCACTGTAGCTTCATGTCACATGTAGCTACAATCCAGATAACGTATTGAGCCATGTTTGCTTTATATGATGACTGTTTTGACAATATGTGTAATAATTTAAAAAACCATATCCCATCAAGACTTAAAGACTGTTTTTGTCCAATATTGATCAATTGAATGTTGTTTGTGGGTAAATCTGTAAACAGATTATCAGAAACGGGAATAACGCTTTGAAATAGAAAACCGTTCTACACAATAGTGGGATTTTGTGCTGACATGCACTCGTTGTTGTATTCAGATTCCCTTCAGGCAAATGCTCTTCAGCACTCAATTTGTTTATAGACTGTGAATAAAGAAAACGGTCAATTCAATGACTACCagagatgtaaaaaaaaagatCTCTTACAACTACtgccagaaagagagacaggtccTTCATTTTTCATAACATATAGTAGCTACTACATATCTCCTAAAAAAAAAACGCAATCCTGGGTGCAGTGGCTGCATGCTGTCCCAAGCACACAGTCACAAAACACAGTGCCTTCATGCAGCAGCAACAGGAGTACACAAGCTCTGAGAAGGCCAATCATGGTAGTCACTCATTAGGACCACAAACTTACTGGTCAAATATTGGGTCATTTATAGATCTATGGATTCTTTAGTCAAATCTTCTGAGAATATAGTATTCTGTTCATTATGTACCCTCTAATATAAACGTTTAATGCTACACTTGTTTGTTCTGATGTGAAAGTGAGACTATTTTGCTAGCACCTAACAGAGGCAAAATGGCAGAGTTAGCATGAGGTGCAGGGCTGTTTTGATCTTGGGGGGAATAACATCAAGAGACACCTTTTACTGCATCAATCTaggaaacacacacagcatgtcaTATCATATGATTACTCTGTGATCTGAGCAGCTCTGGTTGTAATATAGTGCAGTTGAGGGTTTCATTTGAGGCAATATTGCATCATGACAGTTTGATAACTTCCTTGGAAATATCcgctgctccttctctctccaaaCAGATGACATCATCCAAAAACAAGCTTCTCTAAGAATGACATAATCCACAATGAAGTAATCTGCCCCTCCCCATGAAGAACAATCCAAGATTTGAAATCTGTTCTTTGGAAATTACTTTGTAATTTTATACATATTACAAAACCTTTTGTTAAAAACAATTATactgttgaagtcagaagtttacatacactttagtcCAATAcagttaaactcagtttttcacaatacctgacatttaatccgaggttgggatggtgttttttggctttcaagcctacccctttttcttccaaacataatgatggtcattatggccaaacagttctatttttgtttcatcataccagaggacatttctccataaagtacgatctttgtccccgtgtgcagttgcaaaccgtagtctgacttttttatggtggttttggagcagtggcttcttccttgccgagcagcctttcaggttatgtcgatataggactcgttttaatgtggatatagatacttttgtacctgtttcctccagcatcttcacaaggtcctttgctgttggtctgggattgatttgtacttttcacaccaaagtacattcatctctaggagacagaacgtgtctccttcctgagcggtatgacggctgtgtggtcccatggtgtttatacttgcatgcaattgtttgtacagatgaacgtggtatcgctcccaaggatgaaccagacctgtggaggtctacaatctttttctgaggtcttggctgatttcttttgattttcccatgatgtcaagtaaagaggcactgagtttgaaggtaggccttgaaatacacatccacaggtccacaggtacctccaattgactcaaattatgtcaattagcctcagaagcttctaaagttatgacatcattttctggaatttttcaagctgtttaaagcacagtcaacttagtgttacGTCCGTCGttagaaggagaccaaggtgcagcgtggtaggcgtacattttactttattttcaaatgacaccaaaaaacaacaaaatacaaacgGACGTAAGGTTCTGCAGGCTCCACAGCAACAatgcaaaaacaagatcccacaaactaaggtggaaaacaggctgcctaagtatgattcccaatcagagacaatgatagacagctgcctctaattgggaaccatacccggccaacaaagaaatagaaaactagaatgcccacccaaatcacaccctgacctaaccaaatagagaaataaaaagtctctctaaggtcagggcgtgacacttagtgtatgtaaacttctgacccactggaattgtgatactgtcaattataagtgaaatagatctgtctgtaaacaattgttggataaattacttgtgtcgtgcacaaagtagatgtcctaactgacttgcaaaacctaagcgtatgtaaacttccgacttcacctgTATGTAACGATGTGTGTCCAAACTACTTTCTTGAAGTAACAAGACACAGGAGTGATAACAATCTGTCTAATAGTTCTAGTGAATGTGTGCATTGTGTGctcactcacaaacaaacagaAACATTAAAGCATTCCCTGAACAACACATGGGAGTGGCGGTGCACAGGGAGTGGCGGTGTTGTGGGGCACAGGACATTAGACAGGTTGAGGCATCTTGCCAGGTTCATAACATGCAGTGAAACACTGACGCTGCTCTTCAATTCCCAATTTAGTCTTTATAAAAAGAAAATCCATTCAATCAAATAAATTCAATAAACTCAAGGTATTCAAATCTACAGTTCAAGAACAGCCTTCACTcctgaacatgttattactgaTCTATTTGCCTCTTGTTGTTGTTACGATGAAATTGAAAGTGTGTTCATTCAGCCATTTGTCTTAACTCACCAAATCTATTTCCTCCTCCTCCGACTGCTCTcaacagaagagaagaagagaggcagGGTTACAAGAGAAGGTCAGGATGTCTTCTACAGTCACCCTTTTGATGTTGAAAACCAACGTCCTAATTGCCTGATTGTATTCCACGAGTAAAAGTCATCTAGACGTGCCTGCCCTCTAGACTTAAATATTCACTCTGTCCTCTAGACTTAAATATTTACTCTGTCCTCTACTATTCATGTTACCTTGCAAAACCTTCTTTGTCGAATGCGATGTCTTTGTCAAAGGCAATACTGTAcaatgctttggataaaagtgcctactaaatgaccatgttataacactttAGCTTGTGTTTGTGACCATTTCAGAGTAAGACCTATCGTTTTTGAACCCATAACTATTTGCTACTCAGAAGGTTACTGGTGTAAAACCAAAATGGGTCAACTTTAGAGTCAATTATTAAAGACACTCCAGCAAGAATGGTTTAAGTCAGCAAACACACTTAATGACTTGGACTCACATTGAATAAGTACTTAACCTCTCATGCATCCATCTAATGACATCATCAATCCTGAGGCTTTAGCTTGACTCATTTGGAAGACTCTCCACTTACTTTAAATAAAACTGAGTTCAAGAAACTAAAACGGACTAGTGAGCTCAACTCAATGCAAACTGTAATTGTCATCAAATATTTGTAGCTATCTATAAAGTAGAGTAGTCAATGAGGTACAAGTCAATATAATACATTGATACCTGCATATTGTGCATTTTTGCTTCTCCTAGTAGATTATAGGGGTCTCTGTATGTGAGGCCTACTGTTCTGCTAGACAAGAGGCTAACTGGAAGCCCATCTTCCTTCTTCCCTGTGCTGAGGGACTGACTGTGCCCTGGCCAGGACTGTCTTAATAATACCCACACTCAATCAATAGCGACAGGAAGACACGACAAGGGCGACAAGATATTATCTGGCTCACACTCTGGGCCCCTGATTAAGCCTTCATCCCCACTCTGTCACACTGAGATGTGATTAATTTAATACCATTATGGCCTAATGACAGGCTGTCTGAAGACCTGCCAGCCCACAACGCTGCCTTAACCCATCTGGAAGGCTGCGTTTACACTGACAGAGCCGAGCCGAGCAGGCCCTCCCTTTTGTCTCAATACTACTGACACATTCAGGACTTCTAGAATCTCTCTGTCTGAAACATTGTAATCCTGCTCAATATTTCTAATAACGAACATAAgactgcgtttagacaggcagcccaattatgATCCttatttcactaattggtctcttgaccaatcatatcagctctgaaaaagatctgatgtgaaaagatctgatgtgattggtcaaaagaccaattagtggaaaaaatatcagaattgggccgCCTGCCTAAACGCAGCCTTAATTGCTTTGTCCTTGTGATGTGTGAATCTCTGTGTTGTGGAAGCTACTTTGAGAagatagtttaccaagctaccaattacttcacactgaaAGAAGTTAAGCTACACTAAAGCCACCCCtatggaaaaaaaagtttaactaaagttactttaaaaaagtattgtgtagttccagtagttagctacaccgctacatggtaaaacagttattaactactgaaaacactacctagatttgaatttagttcaactaccaccaagctacagcaaatgtagttaaatgactatatgtagttcactactctccAACACTGGAAGCTCTGTGGTTTGGTTTGGGAGCTCTACCACTTCCAGATGTTGGCATGGTAACACACACATGTTGATCCCTTGCTCCAGGCTGGTAGATGTATCAGGGGTACCCACTCTATGGTAACCCCAGGTATATTTACCATACAATTGTCTTGGAGGAACTCCCATTGCCGAGAGCTCCAGCTCTCTGCAATGGGAGTTAGGTTGGAAAGAGTCAATGACTGGTTAATGTCTGAAACCTTTTCTTCCCATTTAGATTTATGGCCATGGCAGTGTAGTGCAGCCTCAGATGCTCAATGTGGTCAGAGCTCTCTGCACATTCATTATCAGAATTAGAGAGGGCCTCTAATTTCAATATTTATAATTGAGTAACTGTTAAGgcacctggggcctcatttataaacgtTGTGTACGCGCAGAATATGCTCCAAAACACGCAAAAGTTGGCATTTATAAAAAAGTAACTTGACTTGAGAATGTGCTTGTCGTCCCGCAATCTTTAGGCCATGCGTAGGACTACACAGTTTCTAGTGGTTGAAGTATTGCATTGCATTGCAAGAAGGAAAAACGACCCTATAGTATCCTTGTGCTATAGGGGAATGGGGAATATACTGTATGATGACACTCTTATTCATAACAAAAATCCGAAGTGCAGCTTAACTTAATGGTAGAACAGACGGCTCACCTTTTCCATTGACATTTGATGCCTGAATACTGTAATGTGAAATTTCTTGAGTAGACAGTATTTCATTTATTTACATCATAACCATTGCAGCATAAATTCCTCACTTTCTCTGGCCACGATGAGTTCATGATCCCAAAGTGGCCGTACAACAAATGACCATGCGCATCCCTCATACAATTGGGCCTATTAGATAGGCTATTATAATTTCAATCGTTTTTACTCTATCATCCAAAAGGGAGCGCGGTTTATAACTTACAGTAGAATTGAACAGGTGAACAGACAGTTGATCTTCCGCATTGAAATGTGTAGACTACCACTGTAAGTAGGCCTATTGTAGTTTACATTTCTTCCCGAACAGACAATGTTTCAGAATTCACGGGCAGCGCATATTTAGGTTCGGGAAAAAGTACATGCAAAACAGTATTGAATTCAAACGATCAGTTTACAGGTCCACAACAATTTTCCATTGTTTCAGAAACGGTCAGATACAGCAAATGTCACTGCAAAAGGAAACATTCTGCCAACACGTCCAAAAACATTTGATCACGTTgccattgctatttcctttatagACTCTCTTGGCCTAATTCCAACACCTCCAAAAACATTTGATCACGTTGCCACTGCTATTTCCTTTAGATACTCTCTTGGCCTAATTCCAACACCTCCAAAAACATTTGATCACGTTGgccattgctatttcctttagataCTCTCTTGGCCTAATTCCAACACCTCCAAAAACATTTGATCACGTTGCCACTGCTATTTCCTTTAGATACTCTCTTGGCCTAATTCCAACACCTCCAAAAACATTTGATCACGTTGCCACTGCTATTTCCTTTAGATACTCTCTTGGCCTAATTCCAACACCTCCAAAAACATTTGATCACGTTGgccattgctatttcctttagataCTCTCTTGGCCTAATTCCAACACCTCCAAAAACATTTGATCACGTTGCCACTGCTATTTCCTTTAGATACTCTCTTGGCCTAATTCCAACACCTCCAAAAACATTTTAACACGTTGCCACTGCTATTTCCTTTAGATACTCTCTTGGCCTAATTCCAACACCTCCAAAAACATTTGATCACGTTGgccattgctatttcctttagataCTCTCTTGGCCTAATTCCAACACCTCCAAAAACATTTGATCACGTTGgccattgctatttcctttagataCTCTCTTGGCCTAATTCTAACACCTCCAAAAACATTTGATCACGTTCGCCACTGCTATTTCCTTTAGATACTTTCTTGGCCTAATTACAACACCTCCAAAAACATTTGATCACGTTCGCCACTGCTATTTCCTTTAGATACTTTCTTGGCCTAATTACAACACCTCCAAAAACATTTGATCACGTTCTCCACTGCTATTTCCTTTAGATACTCTCTTGGCCTAATTCCAACACCTCCAAAAACATTTGATCACGTTGgccattgctatttcctttagataCTCTCTTGGCCTAATTCCAACACCTCCAAAAACATTTGATCACGTTCGCCACTGCTATTTCCTTTAGATACTCTCTTGGCCTAATTCCAACACCTCCAAAAACATTTGATCACGTTGgccattgctatttcctttagataCTCTCTTGGCCTAATTCCAACACCTCCAAAAACATTTGATCACGTTCGCCACTGCTATTTCCTTTAGATACTTTCTTGGCCTAATTCCAATACTTCCAAAGTATGCAGCAAATAAGGGGGTTATTGTTACCATAAAAGGTTAATAATGGTCATTTTTTAGGCGGCGTTAAAATGCTCGTTCACACCTGCACAGTTTTACGACAGGTCTCATTTACCGTATAGCAGGAAGAGTGTATGTTTGGCATGCGCCAAGTTTAGAAATCAAAATATTTGTATAAAATGTAAGCAATGGTTATAAATGTATCTCTGGGCCTCAGAGATACAGTATAGCCTGCTGTTCTGTTTGTGTTCTTGTCACTGTCCAGAGTCTAGCTcctgtaggtgatcaaatacaaATGCAGCATGAGAACGAATGCCGCTCACTGATTTCTGTTGATGTAATAAAGGAATCTAGGCTGCAAGTAAACCAGGAATGAAGCACGAGGTCCTCAGACGGCACTGACCATTTCTCCTGCTCCAAAACATTTCCAACCTTGCACACTATACCACAATAATACCATCACAATCCTGTGAGGGGGAAAATAAAACTCCCTCTGTTGCACACATGTGAGGTACAAAGAAGCCAAAATCGGTGCAGCCCCGAGGTAGATACACACAGTGTTCTACCAGTCAGCTCATGTGCAGTGAGGAGTGGGGACTGTAGGCTACTCACCAGTGGGGGCATCATGCCTTTGCTGGACGGGGGGATCAGCACTCTCAGGTCTGGCTTGCGGTTGCCCATCCCCATGTTCCCTCCAGGGGGCGGTGGAGACTTGGTGGGCATGACTTTCCCCAGGCCGTTCCCGCTGGTTGCGCCCAGGAGTCCCGGAGAGCCCCTAGGGTTGACAAAGCCGTtccctgcagagagagacagagacagaagcagtCATGGGACTGTGAGACACTACAACAACAGTCATCTGCCAAATCTCCAACGCACCATTTCAAAGCTGCATAGCTTGCCACGGCACGCAACGTTAAGTGTTCCCAACCCTCTGGGAAGTTTTAATAGTCTCAGATAATTATCCTGCACATTTACCAAAATAAAACGTCCATTTCAGAATTTATGAGCCTTTCATTCTTGCTGTGAGTGACGATATCAAAGTCAACTCCTTGTATCCTGGGATGAGGAGCAATTCCCTTAACAAATGTACTGTGACTGCTGTTTAAGATGGAAATAGCAATCCATTACAGTTGGGTAAAACTGTTTGCTAAGGATTGTTATGGTACTTTTTTGGTGTGACAATATGAGAATACTATGTCTTGCTACAGTGTGCAAGACTATCTATGTACTCATTGTACTCATTGTactgtattagtagtagtagtactatataCTGTACGTATGTGTGGACTGTCATTTCTTCTTTACTCTAATGGTAGATTTACAGAACACAGTCATAAGGCTGGTTTACCCCCCACCCAGAGTCACTTCCTGTGGCAACTGTTCTAAAACAAAGTGAAAGCAGGCACAGGGCATTGACACCATCTCAGAGCTGATCAGGAGAAGgaccagtaca
This sequence is a window from Oncorhynchus gorbuscha isolate QuinsamMale2020 ecotype Even-year linkage group LG01, OgorEven_v1.0, whole genome shotgun sequence. Protein-coding genes within it:
- the LOC124036705 gene encoding myocyte-specific enhancer factor 2A-like isoform X3; this encodes MGRKKIQITRIMDERNRQVTFTKRKFGLMKKAYELSVLCDCEIALIIFNSSNKLFQYASTDMDKVLLKYTEYNEPHESRTNSDIVEKLRNKGHNDLCASPDPDDCFGHSPLMDDRFGKLSEESDLMYKRCGALNKKEHRGCDSPDPDASYVLTPHTEEKYKKINEEFDNMMRNHKIPTALPQQNFSMHVAVPVSNQNTMSYNPGGSMSSQAQAAASLSDSGMLSPAQASLHRNVGSSGGQQRPPSQGNAGNGFVNPRGSPGLLGATSGNGLGKVMPTKSPPPPGGNMGMGNRKPDLRVLIPPSSKGMMPPLNTHRISSSQSQLLATPVVSVTTPSLPPQGLVYSGMPTGYNTEYSLSSAEISSLQGFGSPGLSLGSMSAWQQHQLGQAALSSLVGGGHLPQGSNLSINTSQNINIKSEPISPPRERVTSSGFPQQQQQQQQQQQQQASSRQDLGRSPVDSLSSSCSSYDGSDREDHRPDFHSSSMGLGRPPAGTEDNRESPSVKRMRMDTWVT
- the LOC124036705 gene encoding myocyte-specific enhancer factor 2A-like isoform X1; translated protein: MGRKKIQITRIMDERNRQVTFTKRKFGLMKKAYELSVLCDCEIALIIFNSSNKLFQYASTDMDKVLLKYTEYNEPHESRTNSDIVEKLRNKGHNDLCASPDPDDCFGHSPLMDDRFGKLSEESDLMYKRCGPTALPQQNFSMHVAVPVSNQNTMSYNPGGSMSSQAQAAASLSDSGMLSPAQASLHRNVGSSGGQQRPPSQGNAGNGFVNPRGSPGLLGATSGNGLGKVMPTKSPPPPGGNMGMGNRKPDLRVLIPPSSKGMMPPLNTHRISSSQSQLLATPVVSVTTPSLPPQGLVYSGMPTGYNTEYSLSSAEISSLQGFGSPGLSLGSMSAWQQHQLGQAALSSLVGGGHLPQGSNLSINTSQNINIKSEPISPPRERVTSSGFPQQQQQQQQQQQQQASSRQDLGRSPVDSLSSSCSSYDGSDREDHRPDFHSSSMGLGRPPAGTEDNRESPSVKRMRMDTWVT
- the LOC124036705 gene encoding myocyte-specific enhancer factor 2A-like isoform X2, producing the protein MGRKKIQITRIMDERNRQVTFTKRKFGLMKKAYELSVLCDCEIALIIFNSSNKLFQYASTDMDKVLLKYTEYNEPHESRTNSDIVEALNKKEHRGCDSPDPDASYVLTPHTEEKYKKINEEFDNMMRNHKIPTALPQQNFSMHVAVPVSNQNTMSYNPGGSMSSQAQAAASLSDSGMLSPAQASLHRNVGSSGGQQRPPSQGNAGNGFVNPRGSPGLLGATSGNGLGKVMPTKSPPPPGGNMGMGNRKPDLRVLIPPSSKGMMPPLNTHRISSSQSQLLATPVVSVTTPSLPPQGLVYSGMPTGYNTEYSLSSAEISSLQGFGSPGLSLGSMSAWQQHQLGQAALSSLVGGGHLPQGSNLSINTSQNINIKSEPISPPRERVTSSGFPQQQQQQQQQQQQQASSRQDLGRSPVDSLSSSCSSYDGSDREDHRPDFHSSSMGLGRPPAGTEDNRESPSVKRMRMDTWVT